The genomic DNA GAAGCCTGCGAGGCCACGCGCATGCACGGCGAGCAATCCGACGAGCTGCTCGGGCGGCGCATGCTGTGCCTGGATCGCGCCCTGCAACGGGTAGGGGCGCTCGCGCGCCAGTTGGAGCAAGCCAGCCCCACGGCGGCGGGCAAGGCGGTGGACGCCGCGCACGCGCTGCCCCCGCTGCGCGAGTGCGCCGACACGGAGGCATTGCGAGGCGCCCCGGGGCTGCCGGAAAATGAGGCCGTCCGCCAACAGGTGCACGCCCTGCGCGTGCAGCTGGCGGAGGTGAAGACCCAGGGGGCGCTGGGCAAGCTGAAGGAGGCCTTGCCCCGCGCCGAGGGGCTGACCCGGACCGCCGAGGAACTTCCCTACCGGCCCGTGCAAGCCGAGGCGCTGTTGCTGGAAGGCGGCCTGCGGCTCGAGGCGGAGCAGTACGCACAGGCCCGGGAGCTGCTGAGCCGGGCAGTGCTCCGGGCGGAGGCGGGGCGAGAGGACACACTCGCCGTGGAGGCCTGGATGTCCCTGGCACTGCTGGAGGGCACCTACCAGACGGCGTTCGCGGAGGCGCGCCGCAGCCTCGCGCATGCCCAGGCTGGGCTCGAGCGGCTCGGCCGCCAGGATCCGCTCCTGTCGGCGAAGCTGCTGCAGGTTCGAGCGGGTCTGGAGGATGCGGAGGGGCATTGGGCCGAGGCGCTCGCACTGGACCAGGAGCGGGTTCAACTCCTGGAGGAAGCGCTGGGTCCCGGCGCGCCCGAGCTCGCCGGGGCATTGCAGAACCTGGCCCTCTCGTTCACCCGGGCGCAAGGCCGCGTGGAGGAAGCCTATGTGGCCATCCAGCGCTCCCAGGTGCTGACGGAGCGCCATTGGGGGACCGAGTCCATGCAGTTCGCCAAGGGGGAAACCGCGCTCGCCATGATCGAGCGCCACCGCAAGCACTACCCCGAGGCCCGCGCCGCCTATGAGCGGGCGCTGGCCATTTATGCCCGCGTGCTGGGAGAGCAGTCCTCTCACTACAGCCAGGCCCTGGGCAATCTCGCCTTCCTGTTGACGTCCCAGGGCGAGCACGAGGCCGCGATCGCCGCCTACCAGCGAGCCGTGACCCTTGAGCGCCAGCTCGCGCAGAAGGACACCGAGACCCTGGCCCTCCTCCTGACCAATCAGTCGCACGCCTACACGGAGGCAGGGCGGTACACGGAGGCCCTGACGGCGGGCCGCGAGGCGCTCTCCATTCGCACCGCGATGCTCGGCCCACGCCATCTGGAGATCGGGGTGACGCTGTACGTGCTGGGCGAGACGCTCCAGAAGCAGGGCCAGCACGCCCAGGCGCTGGAGCACTTCCAGCGGGCGCAGGACATCCTCGAGGACACACTTCCCGCGGACCACAGCTACCAGGGCATCTGCTGGAATGCCATCGGCCACACCCAGCTGCTGCTCGGACGGCTCGCGCCAGCGCGCGCCTCTCTGGAGCGGGCCCTGGCGCTTTTCCAGCGGCGCTCCGATACAGCCCAGGAGCAGCGGGGGACGCGTATCCTCCTGGCGAAGGTGCAGTGGGAAGAGGGCGGCCCAGGGCGGCCGCGCGCGCGGCAGACGCTGCTGGAGCTGCGCGAACAGGTGGAAGGCGCTGCACGCACCGAGTTGGATGCCTGGCTCGCCACGCACCCCGCGCCTCCGTGAGCGGGAGGCCGGCGCCCGGTGAAGGTGGGCGCACATCCCTTCCGGAAGGGCCCGGTGCTAGCCTGGGCCTCGCCCATGGCGCCGTCCTCCGATTCCCCGCCCGAGCGGTGCCTCTCTCCGGAGAAGCTCCACGCCAGGGCCTTGGAGCTGCTACCGGAGCGGGCCGCCCGCGCGCTGGCGTCCGAGCCCCGGCTCGGGGCGCAGCTCCATGCCCATTTCGAGGCCAGCGCCCGGTCCCGGGCCGCGTTCGATGTTCCGGATGAAGACTTCCTGAGGGCGCTGGTGCGCCACATCCCCCCGGAAGGAGGGGAGCTGGGGACGCTCCGGGCGGTACACGCCGAGGAACTCGCGCTCGCGCTGGGGTGCGCCGCGGGCCACCCCGTGGCATTGGCCGAGTTCGACCAGCGCTTTGGCGCCTCGCTGAAGGCGGCGCTCAAGCGGCTGGATCCGTCGCCAGCCTTCATTGATGAAGCGCTGCAGGCGGTGCGCGAGCGCCTCTTCCTGCGCCAGGAGCGGAGCGCTCCGAAGATCGCCACGTACGCGGGCACCGGCTCGCTGTCGGCCTGGGCGCGCACGGTGGCGCTGAGGGTGGCCCTCAACCTGCGCCTCCGTGCCGCGCCCGAGGTGCCCATGGACGAACGGCTGGCCGCGGGGCTCTCGGTGCAAGAGCCGGGGCCCGAGCTCTCCCTGCTCAAGAGCCAGTACCGCGAGGCCTTCCAGCAATCCTTCCGCGCCGCGCTCGGCACGCTCACGGAGCAGGAAACCACCGTCCTGCGCCTGCACTTCGTAAGCGGGCTGAGCCTGGACCGGCTGGGGGAGATGTACCAGGTCCACCGCGCCACCATCGCGCGTTGGGTGGCGCGAGCGCGGGAGCAGCTGCTCCAGTCCACCCAGCGCGAGCTGCAAACCCGCCTGACGGTGGATGCCCACGAGCTGCAACAGATCCTCGAGCTGGTGCGCAGCCAGCTAGCCATCACCCTCACCCGGGCGCTCCCCTGATTTCAGGGTAAAAAAACGAACGTCCCGATGCGACTGTTTGCCGGGATTGTGTGTCCTCACCTCATCTGCACTGAGGAGGACATCATGGACACGTCTCAACGAACTGGAGCGGGCCGCTCCCAAGGAATCCGGCTCCTTCCGCTGCTGGGCCTCGCGGTCCTTCACGGCCTGGCCTGTGGCCCGGAGGGCGGCACGCCGCAGTCCCCCGAGGCGGAGGCCCCCCCGGCATCGAGCGCCCCCCTGCTCGGAGCCAACATCATCTGCAGCCATCCCGAGATCGGGATCATCACCAATGGCTACCGCAAATGCTCCGCGGAGCTGATCGCCCCGGACATGATCCTCTCCTCCTCGGGCTGCTTCGGCTACGAGACGGATGAGGACGGCTCGACCCCCTACACCTTCAAGCTCAACGCCTATGGCGCGACGTGCGGCACCGCGGACCAGTTCTTCCAGATCAAGCGCATCTACTCCTTCGTCTCATCGGACGCCGACAACCGCAGCACGGACTTCAAGAACGATGTCGCCGTCGCCCAGTTGGTGCGGGCCGTGCCCTCCCAACTGGCGTCACCGATGAACTTCCATACCGGCGCTATGCCTCCTCTGGGCACTCCCGCCACCTTGATCGGCCACGGGGGGCGCGACAGTGCGAGCTGTGCCATCGCCGCCTCGGACTTGAAGAAGGGCATGGTCTCCTTCTCGATCGACAACATGATCTGGGAGAACGTCCGCGACACCGTGTCCCCCTTCACGGGCGCGACCTGTGGCGGTGATGGCGGAGGCCCTGCCTTCACCAGCCCCGGCCGGAACATCTTCTGGGTGAGTGCCGCCGGCAATGGCGAGTCGAGCTCGTTCGGCGAGGTCTGGCGGATGGCGCCGGACATCGACAGCGTGATGGAGGGCTGGTCCTGTCCCCAGGGCGTCTGGTGGGATGGCAGCGCCGTCACCAAGAACGAGCGCTACCCCTACGCCCACGTGTGTGGGGCGGACCTGCAGAACTACGAGTGTGATCCCGCCCAGCGCAACTGGCAGCCGCTCGGCGGCCAGTGTGGCGACACGAGCTGTCAGTGCGCGGGAGGAGTGGCCCTGGGTGGCATCGCGATCGACCCGAGCCGCACGACGTGCGGCTCCACAATGTGCGGCATGGACCAGCGCGTGCACCAGTGCACTGGGGGAAGCTGGCAGGCCGTCCCCGGGAGCCACTGCGGCACCGGGCTCTGGAATCAGGCGGCCCCCCTCCTCAAGGCGAGGCAGGCTCACACGGCGACGCTGCTGCCCGGCGGAAAGGTGCTCGTCGCGGGCGGGGTGGGCACCAGCGGCCCCCTCAACCATGCCGAAACGTATGAGCCGGCCACGGGCGCCTGGACGGCCACGGGCACCCTCCTCCAGGTCCGCTCCCTCCACACGGCGACGCTGCTGAGCACGGGCAAGGTGCTCGTGTCGGGCGGGGCGGGCGCCAGCGGCCCCCTGGCCGCCGCCGAGCTGTACACGCCGGCCACGGGCACCTGGGCGGCCACGGGCTCGCTCGCGCAGGCGCGCCAGGGCCATGTCACCACGGTGCTGGCCAATGGCAAGGTGCTGGTGACGGGCGGAATGGGCGCCAGCGGTCCCCTCGCCGCCGCCGAGCTGTACACGCCGGCCACCGGCGTCTGGGCCGCGACAGGCTCCCTGTCTCTCGCGCGCTCCGGCCACACGGCGACGTTGCTGGCCAGCGGCAAGGTGCTCGTGGTGGGTGGGGCCAACAGCAGCACGCTGGCCCAGGCCGAGCTGTACGATCCGGCCACGGGCGTCTGGTCCACCACGGGCCCCCTGGTTCAGGCCCGCCGCAACCACACGGCGGTGTTGCTGCCCTCGGGCAAGGTGCTCGTGTCGGGCGGCAACGGCGCCTCAGGCAACTCCATGGCCAGCGCCGAGCTGTATGATCCAGCCACGGGAGCCTGGAGCGTCACCGGGGCCATGCACCAGGCCCGTGACAGCCACACGGTCACGCTGAAGCCCGACGGAAAGGTGCTCGTGGCCGGAGGAGACGACGACGGCCTTGCCGCCTTCCTCAGTGGGGCCGAGGTGTATGACCCGGCCGCTGGCACCTGGAGCCGC from Stigmatella aurantiaca includes the following:
- a CDS encoding sigma-70 family RNA polymerase sigma factor, which codes for MAPSSDSPPERCLSPEKLHARALELLPERAARALASEPRLGAQLHAHFEASARSRAAFDVPDEDFLRALVRHIPPEGGELGTLRAVHAEELALALGCAAGHPVALAEFDQRFGASLKAALKRLDPSPAFIDEALQAVRERLFLRQERSAPKIATYAGTGSLSAWARTVALRVALNLRLRAAPEVPMDERLAAGLSVQEPGPELSLLKSQYREAFQQSFRAALGTLTEQETTVLRLHFVSGLSLDRLGEMYQVHRATIARWVARAREQLLQSTQRELQTRLTVDAHELQQILELVRSQLAITLTRALP
- a CDS encoding kelch repeat-containing protein, producing MDTSQRTGAGRSQGIRLLPLLGLAVLHGLACGPEGGTPQSPEAEAPPASSAPLLGANIICSHPEIGIITNGYRKCSAELIAPDMILSSSGCFGYETDEDGSTPYTFKLNAYGATCGTADQFFQIKRIYSFVSSDADNRSTDFKNDVAVAQLVRAVPSQLASPMNFHTGAMPPLGTPATLIGHGGRDSASCAIAASDLKKGMVSFSIDNMIWENVRDTVSPFTGATCGGDGGGPAFTSPGRNIFWVSAAGNGESSSFGEVWRMAPDIDSVMEGWSCPQGVWWDGSAVTKNERYPYAHVCGADLQNYECDPAQRNWQPLGGQCGDTSCQCAGGVALGGIAIDPSRTTCGSTMCGMDQRVHQCTGGSWQAVPGSHCGTGLWNQAAPLLKARQAHTATLLPGGKVLVAGGVGTSGPLNHAETYEPATGAWTATGTLLQVRSLHTATLLSTGKVLVSGGAGASGPLAAAELYTPATGTWAATGSLAQARQGHVTTVLANGKVLVTGGMGASGPLAAAELYTPATGVWAATGSLSLARSGHTATLLASGKVLVVGGANSSTLAQAELYDPATGVWSTTGPLVQARRNHTAVLLPSGKVLVSGGNGASGNSMASAELYDPATGAWSVTGAMHQARDSHTVTLKPDGKVLVAGGDDDGLAAFLSGAEVYDPAAGTWSRTDPLAQGRSAHTATPLPDGRVLVTGGQNPPDALSSSELYGTGAGTWTLTTPMLEARRGHAAALLANGKVLVTGGQGATGAFLTSGEVYDPATGTWMATGAFSQARIGHTATLLANGKVLLAGGYAAATNRLNTAQLYDPATNAWSATGAFALPRYFHTATRLLDGRVLIVGGSGTSAALNSAQVYNPATGTWAATGSLAQARYYHAAALLPDGRVLVTGGANGTATSPSNAEVYNPATGTWTAAAMTARYYHTASLLADGKVLVAGGTNAGTTFNTAQQRDPATGVWSAASPLLQARYLHSATLLPSGMVLIAGGSSTSTTLLSSAELYNPVTNTWAATGPLAQARRGHTATLLPSGKLLVVGGEYPSGASVSSAELY
- a CDS encoding protein kinase domain-containing protein, which encodes MPPPSSSTCAPCPSEEVLVGFAAGTLPAPERAGLEHHLAQCGLCFEVVSALAGGTSSGRGTPRDPSAPPPPVLARGTAVGRYLILGPLGAGGMGVVYAAYDPELDRKIALKLLAPHAAHGASSSEGQRLQREARALARLSHPNVVAVYDVGIAAGQVFLAMELVDGQTLGEWLAAGPRTWQQVVRCFTEAGRGLAAAHAGGLVHRDFKPDNVLVGRDGQVRVSDFGLARAVQPMPGEAPAPQEGEASAASALEPGSRPGIQGKSLTGAQAGTPRYMAPEQWLGAETGPWTDQFSFCVVLWEALYGELPFAGTTPEALSREVRTGRVGRAPSRRGVPTSLHAALVRGLQKEPSARHPSMEALLNVLESSPARRRRRVLALLATGALCVALPGVHAAWRSRHPAELCMGGPARVLTVWGSAAREGVRRGLLASGAPAAEPIWEALSRRVDTYTADWAAMHREACEATRMHGEQSDELLGRRMLCLDRALQRVGALARQLEQASPTAAGKAVDAAHALPPLRECADTEALRGAPGLPENEAVRQQVHALRVQLAEVKTQGALGKLKEALPRAEGLTRTAEELPYRPVQAEALLLEGGLRLEAEQYAQARELLSRAVLRAEAGREDTLAVEAWMSLALLEGTYQTAFAEARRSLAHAQAGLERLGRQDPLLSAKLLQVRAGLEDAEGHWAEALALDQERVQLLEEALGPGAPELAGALQNLALSFTRAQGRVEEAYVAIQRSQVLTERHWGTESMQFAKGETALAMIERHRKHYPEARAAYERALAIYARVLGEQSSHYSQALGNLAFLLTSQGEHEAAIAAYQRAVTLERQLAQKDTETLALLLTNQSHAYTEAGRYTEALTAGREALSIRTAMLGPRHLEIGVTLYVLGETLQKQGQHAQALEHFQRAQDILEDTLPADHSYQGICWNAIGHTQLLLGRLAPARASLERALALFQRRSDTAQEQRGTRILLAKVQWEEGGPGRPRARQTLLELREQVEGAARTELDAWLATHPAPP